ATTCACAAGAATGATTTCCGGTCAAGGTAAATATCTCTAAGAATGATTTCCCTATTGGAAGTCAGTGATATAAATTTAGCAGCAGAATGGCAATTCCCTTCTTCACCACACGGATTGTTGTCCTTGGCGGAGTGTTAAGAAGGCCAAAAGCAATTGCTAATTTTTACTATGATATCTAAGATTAATTTCCCTCTCCTCATCATTCATTTCAGCATGAAAGACTAGAGAAATATCAGGTACATAACTGACCAATTTTTATTCCTCCACCAACTCATCTAGTGCCTCATGGATAGTTATAGAAATGTATTGCACTCCCTCCCCAGAGAAGAATTCATGCACCACACTGTTTACCTCTGTCAAGCTACATCCAGGAATCTTTACCGCTCCTCTATCAATCATTAATTTTCTCAAGGAATCCACATCTTCCCATTTCCCAGCTCTAGCGCACATGTTTGATAGAATTACATAATCTCCACCATGAGAGTCATCTAGTTCAAATATTCGCTCCAACACCTGCTTCCCTAATTCTAAATTGCCATGGCTGCTACAAGCAGATAACAAGGTTCGCCATAGTATGGGTATAGGCTTGATTGGCAATCCATCTACGAACTTGTAAGCTTCATCCAAGTGCCCAGCTCGACTTAGCAAATCTACCGTGCACCCATAATGCTTGATCCTAGGCATAATCCCATAGCTGTCACTCATGCTATAGAAGTAACCAAGACCTTCATCTACTAACCCAGTATGACTGCAGGCataaaacaaacccaaaaatgTAATTTCATCTGGTTGCACTCTAGCCTATCCCATTTCGTCAAACATTGATATAGCTTTATTACCCTGCCAATGAGTTGCATAGGCCACAATCATTGCTGACCAAGTCTCGGTATGTTTTACCCTCATGTTCTGAAAGACAGAAATTGCATCATCCAAGCTCCCACACTTGGCATACATACTTATTAGTGCAGTGTTCACCTTGACATATTTATCAAAACCATTCTTCTTGACATATTCATGAATCCACTTCCCTAAATCTAACGCTCCCAAAAAAGCACAAGATGATAAAACACTAAGCATGATAACATCAGTAGGTTTAAGCTTCTTCGCTTGCAATTCGCGAAACAACGCCAATGCTTCATTAGGTCTATTACTTCGAGCATAAATCATTATGATAGCATTATATGAAATAACACATGGTTCTAGTATCTTATCAAACACACGTCGAGCTCCATCGACATCATTACACTCCGTGTACATATTTATAAGTGCAGGAAACATATAGACATTATCATTTAACCCAAGTTTGATAGTAAGGTCATGCAATTGTTTACCTTCTTGAAAAGCTTATGTCACAGCCCGCCTCATCTTGGGTAAGGCAAGGCTTGTCCATGGGCAGAAATATGCCCAACATATGCCCAGCCCAATGTTGCAGCCTAGCCCAAGTTGGTTACCCAAGGAAACCAAGGGAAGAATCTAGAAATTGCTGGAGGATGCAAGGTTGTGTGCCAAGCCAAGGAGCTGCCTAGAAGCTTCTCTTGTTTGTACATAGAGTAGCTTCCAAAGGAaaccttgtacataagtagCTTGTAGAAAATTCTAGAAGAATGATTCCTAGCCACAAGTTGAGGAGGTGGGAAGCCTATATATACCCCATCCATTCATCATTTGTAAGATACAAGAGGAAGGTTGGAAACTTAATAAAGCTCTCCATATTTACAAAGCTCAAGTGCTCTCAACTCTCTACTCTACCCAAGTCCTAAATCCCTGCTGTCTACTTTGCTCACCTACAATTTCTCCCAATTCACATCTAGGCTTACTTAGTTCGACTTTGTCAAGCAAGTTAACTAAGCGTCGTGCGACTTGGCTGACCTCTAAGCCGAAGTTTCATGACaggtggtatcagagcaacgGTTTGAATCCTAGGTACCGCTGGTGGAAGTGATTTGAGTGATGGCAAGCGAGGAAGGAATTGTGGCTGCTGCGGTCGAAGAGCAACGCACTGAGCAGACCCGCGGGCGTGAGGAACAATGATTACAGCCTAGACGGGGCAAATCCAAGGCTCCAGCGCGCAAGCCTGTGGAGTCCAGAGTTGCTAGCCTTGAGAAAGATTTGGCTAGCGTGACTTCGACTATTGGCGAGCTTAGTGATCAGGTTGACAACCTCATCCACGAAAACATGGAGATCACAAGGGCTACCAAGGCCATGATCGAAGATCTTGGTAAAGCCTTTCGGGGAAAACTACGCTCCCTTAGGGAGGAGTTCGCCAACCAGCAAAAGACCCTACGAGATGAGCTGAAAGAGCTTCGTAGGGAGATGGATGCTCTTCGTAGAGGTAGTCCACCCTCGACAAGCACAGCTGCCACTACTAGTTCCGCTGTCCCGCATGGATTGAAAGTCCCTAAGCCTGCCATGTACAATGGCACACGCAACGCCACTATGGTGGAAAACTTCTTGTTCGGTCTTGATCAATACTACAAGGCGATGAACGTCACAGATGACTTCTCGAAGATTAGCAATGCTGCCATCTTCCTAAGGGATTCCGCCCAACTCTGGTGGAGAAGGAAACATTCCGAAAGGGAGAAGGGGCTTTGCGTCATCAACACGTGGGAACAGTTCAAGACCGAACTTCGCAAGCAGTTTGTGCCTTATAATGCCAACGATGAGGTACGACGCAGGTTGCGTAGGCTAAGGCAAACAGGAAGCATTGTCGACTACGTCAAGGAATTCACGACTCTCATGCTAGAGATCCCAGACCTAACCGACGATCAACTCCTCTTTGATTTCAAAGATGGGCTGAAGGATTGGGTGAAGATGGAGCTCGAGCGACGCGGAGTGCAGACCATTAATGAAGCAATTGCCGTAGTGGAGAACCTCAAGGACTACTCTACTCAAGACAAGGGCAAGAAGCCTAGCTCTTCCAAGAGTGAGGGAGGCCAAAAGAGGGACTTCAACAAACGTAAGGAGAGTGGCTACCAGAAGTCCTCTGGCGACAATTCAAAGCACGGCAAAGACTCGTTGCACAAAGACAAACCTGCTGCCTTTAAGCCGCCTAAGCCTTGCTTCATTACGATGGTCCACACTGGGTGAGAGACTGCCCAAATCGAAAGGCGATGAATGCCATCATGGCAGAATTCAACAAAGATAACTGCCAAGAAGAACCCCAAGCTGGCATGGGTTCTCTACAGCACTTAGGTGCGTTGTCAAAGCTCATCTCTTGCTCAGTCTCCAAGGAGAGAGGCCTGCTTTACATCGATGCGTTCATTGAGGGCAAAGCTGCATGCCCCATGCTCGATACGAGTGCTACGCACAACTTCATGGACGTGCACGAGGCGAAGCGCCTAGGCCTGAAGCTATCCAAAGGAGTCGGCACGATTAAGGCTGTCAATTCGGAGGCAAAGCCTATGCATGGCATTGCGGAAAATGTGAAGGTGTAAGTTGGTGATTGGCAAGGTACGCTAGACTTTACTGTTGTGCCTATGGATGATTTTAAGGTTGTCTTTGGTCTAGCATTCTTCTATAAAGCCTATGCCATTCCGGTCCCTTCCATGAGATCTCTAGTGATCCTCGATGCTTCCAAGCTTCGAGTGATCCCCTTGAAGAGCATGGCAAAATCAAAACCTGCTGTGATCTCTACCTTGCAATTCAAGCGGGGTCTCAAGAACGGGGAGTGTTACGTCGCAACTATGAGGGAGCTCAACGATGAGGATGATGTTGAGCAGTCTGTCCCGACTTTGCCACCATCCATCGAAACAATCCTTGATGAATACAAGGACGTGATGCCGCTGAAGCTGCCGCAAAAAGTTACCACCAAAGCGAGATGTGGATCACCATATTGAGCTCGAGCCTGGTGCTAAACCTCCTGCCATGGCACCCTACCGCATGGCACATCCGAAGCTGGCTgaattgagaaaacagctcCAAGACTTACTTGATTCGGGCTATATCCAGCCATCGAAGGCCCCATATGGTGCGCCAATCCTCTTTTAAAAGAAGGACGGTTCGCTACGTATGTGCATAGATTATCGGGCTTTAAACAAGATTACCATCAAGAACAAGTATCCAATCCCCTTGATTGCCGACTTGTTCGATCAATTGGGGAAGGCTCGATACTTTTCAAAGCTGGACTTGCGGTCTGGTTACTACCAAGTCTGCATATCACCTGGTGATGTGCCGAAGACAGCATGTGTGACGCGATATGGAGTTTTCAAGTTCTTGGTCATGCCTTTCAGTCTCACTAATGCCCCTGCCACCTTCTGCACCCTCATGAATAAGGTACTACATCCCTTTCTTGATAAGTTTGTGGTTGTTTATTTGGATGACATTGTTATATACAGCAACAGTCTTGAGGAGCATGTGTAACACCTCAAGCAAGTCTTCCAAGTACTCCGCGAACACGAGCTGTACATAAAGCGCGAGAAATGCTCATTCGCGAAAGAAGAAGTGGAGTTTCTTGGCCATCGAATCAAGGATGGCAGGTTGATTATGGATCCAGCAAAAGTTAAAGCCATCCAAGAATGGCAACCTCCTTCCAAAGTGCCCGAGTTGCGATCTTTTCTTGGGTTGGTGAACTATTATCGGCAGTTCATCAAAGGCTATTCTGCCATTGCCTCTCCATTGACGGAATTACTCAATAAGAATAAGGCATGGAATTGGGGTGAGGAATGCCAAGCTGCATTCGAAGCCTTGAAGGATGCTATGTCAATGGAGCCTGTTATGTTGCTACCCGATTATAGAAAACCATTTGAGGTGCATACAGATGCCTTGGATTATGCCATTGGAGGCGTCCTCATGCAAGATAAGCACCCAATCGCCTATGAAAGTCGCAAGCTCAACAAAACGGAGAGGCGGTATACTGTCCAAGAGAAGGAAATGATCGCCGTCGTCCACTGCTTGCGCACATGGAGACATTACTTGCTCGACAGCAAGTTCACTATTTTAACGGATAATGTGGTTACAAGCTATTTCCAGACTCAAAAGAAGTTGAGTCCTAAGCAAGCACGCTGGCAAGATTTCTTGGCTGAATTCGACTACAAGCTTGAATATAAGCCAGGGAAAGCCAACGTTGTCGCTGATGCGTTGAGTAGAAAAGCGGAGTTGGCTTCCATTGCTGCTAGCACGCCGAAGAGCGACTTCCTTAGCCGCATCAAGGAAGAAATGCAGCAAGACACTTTGGCCAAGAGCATCATCAAGCTGGCGATCGAGGGAAAAACTCGATGATTTTGGGAGAAAGATGGCCTTCTCCTCACTGTTGGCAATCAAGTCTATGTGACGAAGTGGGGAAATCTGCAGAGAGAAATTCTGAAGGAGTGCCATGACTCCTTGTGGGCTGGACATCCTGGCATGACTCGCACACTTGCGCTAGTCCAATAAAACTACTATTGGCCGCAACTCAAGGACAATGTGGAGGCCTATGTTCGGACCTGCCTTGTATGCCAACAAGACAAGGTGGAACAACAACAGGCTGCTGGCCTACTTGAACCTCTTCCTATCGCTGAAAGGCCGTGGGATAGTGTCTCAATGGACTTCATTGTGGCCCTACCGAAATCCGAAGGATCCGGAAGTATCATGGTTATTGTGGATAGATTTAGCAAGTATGCTACTTTTATCCCTTCCCCGACGGACTGCAAAGTAGACGAGGCAGCTCGTCTCTTCTTTAAGAATATTGTGAAGCTGTGGGGCTTACTGAAGAGTATAATCAGCGATGGAGACCCTCGGTTTATTGGCAAGTTTTGGCGAGAGTTATTTAAGTTGCTGGGCACAGACCTCAACTTCTCCACAAGCTTTCATTCGCAAAGCAACGGCCAAACGGAAAGGATTAATGCCTTGCTGGAACTCTACCTAAAGCACTATGTTAGTGGTCACCAGCGAGATTGGGCAAAACTGCTTGACGTAGCCCAATTCTCATACAACCTCCAACGAGGCGAGTCCCTTCGAAGTTATTATGGGACAACAGCCATTGATGCCTAATGCCATTGCTGTTGGCTATGGAGGAGCCAACCCTTCCGCCTATAAGTTTGCAAGGGAATGGCACGAAGAGGCAGATATAACAAGGGCATGCCTCGATAAAGCAGCGAAGCGCATGAAGAAGTGGGCTGACGTGAAGAGACGCCCTAAGGAATACAACGCTGGCGACTTGGTGATGGTGAAGCTGCTGCCTAATCAGTTCAAGTCCCTCCGCAAAGTGCATAAAGGCTTGGTAAGGAGATATGAAGGCCCATTCCCAATTGTGAAACGTGTTGGTGCTGCTGCCTACCAGCTCCAACTGCCCTCGagattaaaaatccataatgTTTTCCATGTGAGTATGATCAAGCCATACCACAAAGACAGGGAAGACCCCAGCCGTGGTGAATCTAGAAGAGCTCCAACAGCCGTTGTCACCGAGTTCGACAAGGAGATTGAATGCATCCTTGCGGATAGAGtgataagaagaagaggagttTCCAACTACACCGAATACTTGGTGAAGTGGAAAAATTTGTCCGACACCTAGGTTACGTGGGAACGTGAAGATTTGCTATGGCAATTCCCCGAGCATATCCAAAATTACAAAGCTCAAGGCGTGACGAGGACGTCGCGAGATTGAGTGGAGGAGGGTGTTACAGCCCACCTCATCTTGGGCAAGGCAAGGCTTCTCCATGGGCAGAAATATGCCCAACCCAATGCTGCAGCCTAGCCCAAGTTGGCTGCCCAAGGAAACCAAGGGAAGGATCTAGAAATTGCTGGAGGATGCAAAGTCGTATGCCAAGCCAAGGAGCTGCCTAGAAGCTTCCCTTGTTTATACATAAAGTAGCTTCCAAAGGAAACCTTGTACACAAGTAGCTTGTAGACAATTCTAGAAAAATGATTCCTAGCCACAAGTTGAGGAGGTGAGAAGCCTATAAATACCCTCCCCATTTATCATTTGTAAGATACAAGAGGAAGGTTTGAAACTTAATAAAGCTCTTCATATTTACAAAGCTCAAGTGCTTTCAACTTTCTACCCTACCCAAGTCCTAAACCCCTGCTGTCTACTTTGCTTACCTACAATCTCTCTCAATTCACATCTAGGCTTACTTAGTTCGACTTTGTCAAGCAAATTAATTTAAGCCGAAGTTTCGTGACACTTAGCTATATACAAGCTTTAAGTAAAGAAGGAAAAGTGTAATTATCTGCAAGATAACCATCATTTAAGACTttaacaaaaaggaaaatcgCATTGAGTGGGGTGTTGGATCGAGAATAGAACACGAGCCATGGTATTGATGAGAATAATGTATGTTTGGGGAATTTGATCGAACATGCGGTGCGCATGCTCCATAGAGGACGACGTAGGATTAAGCGGAGGAGCCTGATTAGAATGTGGAGGTCATTTTGGAGGTGGGTTTTGATGGTGAAGGCATGGATTTGCTTGAGTTCTTATAGGGAAGTGCATTTTGGTAGAAGAGATAGAGAGTATGGTGCGTCATTTGTGCTGTGTTTTGAGGGAGGAAATTTAGTCACTAGTGAAGATGGGGATGCAGTCCTTCAATGGTACGTGTTTTATTgttctaaataataaagaaaatagtgCAATATGTGTATGGAGTAAATACttttttatctataattttattataaattaagtttatttgaaaagaattttattagtttatttaatttcataactattaaaattaaatttataaaatataaagtccTTCGTTTCTATAGTTCTGCTGCTCATTTTAATTTACCcataaactatatatattcCTAAtagattcataattttttttaaaagaaaattaaaattaaaatttatcaataaaacaaGCAAAATTAACATACTAACTATATTAATGGACCGATAAAATAACTTAGAGATTGTTCAATGCATATCTCACAAACTATATTTTGATTACTTTAATTTCTCAtgtcaaattataaatttcaggTAGAAAAAGATATAAGCAACATACAAACTAATTGACTggtaaatagataatttttgTCTTCTAGTGTTTATTTAAGAGtgttaaatttttcaataatataaacatttatCCCAAAATGATTTGGCTAattaggaaagaaaagaaaagaaaatggcggGCATGTGGCAGCCAACAAGTGAGGACAAAGACCTGCTATATAACAAATCTCCCATTGGATCTTGCTACGTTAAGAAACAAGTCTTGCAGATTTTGAACTCGAAAAGGCAAGAAAGTAAGTGACCCACTTTGATTTACATTCCTAGGAAACTTGaccctttctttttgttttagggttcttaaattttttattttcatcctCATTCTCTTCACTCTTCATTCTTGCTGGTGTTGCTTCCTGTACTGAACCagaccttttcttttaaatatttgtacTTTCTGGTAAGCCCGCCATCTATCTctctcttattattattattattattattattggacTTTTCTTCCGTTCTTTTAGTATTATTCTACCCATTGACCTactgttgttttctattttgttccaATCAATGGCAAccttattttatcttttccttttctttttatttatactctACCTTTATTACTCAACTTACATTGCTTTACTGTTGATTAAACAAAAACTGCAACTGGCCTAAATCTGAAAATAACAATATGATGTgtactttatttttgctttctttttgaACTGGGTTTTTATAGATGTTTAGGTATCAACCCTGATGCCATTAGTAAATACTAGTGGGTTTTGttattttgcaatttttttccAGAAATGTTTGGTTCAATTTCATTCTTGTGTTCTTGGTTATCTATATAATGTTTAGGGTGAGCATTTATTCTTCTACTATACTGGGaaatttcattattcttcATGTTTGAATCCCAATTTGTCGTTGTAAATGGTTCAGTGTTAGCTTATGATTAAGTGTCTCATTATTCTTCATTTTTGAATTCTAGAGACAATTTTCCCCCTTTTTACTTAAATTGGGCCATGGAATTATTAGCAAAAGGTCTATAAATGGAAAGCTAGATTTTGTGCATTTTGACTTctgtcttttgtttgtttgtttgtttgttttcttagttTTTAGTGGTTCTGAAAGTAGAGCAGTGTGTTATTagatatttcatattttttgtcCTTGGATGCATTGACTGTTGAAGATGACCATCAAACAGAGAGATAATGTTCAAGACTTTTCACAACAGAAGAAAGTTTTGTGTCTAAATGAAAAAGATGGAAAATTAAGTGAAACAGCAGAAAGAGAGTTGCTTCAAGTGTCCAATAATGTACAGCAGAAGTTGTGGAAGACACTCTGGCTTGCTGCTTCACATCAGTGGGCAATTGGTAAGGACAGCCAAATTGTTGAAGAATCTACTGAAAATAGAAAGGTTGAGGACAAAGGAACATATTCAATTGAACAAATGCAATTAGACAGAGAGCATGTTGATGCAGAAAGCAACTCTAAGGGAGGCAATGATCATCTGTTGATTCTTGCACAATCTGCTGAACTCATGTTAGAATCTGATAGCTTAGATGGTGTATATAGGAATGATCAGAATCAAGAAGGTAAGTGCTTTAGAGTTCGATAGTCAATTCTAATTTGTTAGACATTTGACTGATGTTATGTTAATAGTTATATAATCAGGGTTTGACATTACTCCAGGGGATCAAGATTCATCGGGAAGTATGAACCATGCTGCAGGTACTGGTCATTgttacttttcatttttaatttcgATATTATATGCCCTTAGTATGTTGCTTACCTAGCATTTCTTTTCAGATCTTAAATCTCCTGGGAAACAAGTTGAAGTGACATCTGTAGTTGATTGTGTGAGAAGTGAAGAGATTGGATTCCAGGGAAGTAGAACTCCACGCTTGAGTCAAATTCGACGTCAAGCTCGATCACAATGCAATTTATTGTTGCAAGAGAGGCTTGGAGAGTCCATGGTTGAGCATATGCAAGGAAGAAGAATTCGTCTGACTCAGATTCGACATCAAGCTCGGTCCAAAAACCATTCACAACTGCAGGAGAAGATACAAAAACATTCATGCGGAGATTCACAGGGAACAGTTGTTCGTTTGAGTGAATTTAGGCGTCAGGCCCGGTCAAGAAGTAACTCGTTAGTGCAAGAAGTAATTGAAGATCACATGCTCTGGCATTTGGATCACCAAACCTCTAAAGGTGAACTTTCTCAGAAATGGTTTGAGGGAATAACTGGAAAAACCATAATCAAACTTGCTAGTTTCTGTTTCTGACTGAGTGCTGCTACCTGGACATAGTCCCTTAGTGGGAGGAAGTCTTGAAAGAATTGCCTTTCCTTCACTCTTGGACTTATCCAATCTAGATCGCAGTcttatttgaatattcttGTTGCATCACAATGCTTATATCCGGTCAATCTGCTGCATTTGTTCCAGATGATCATAGGCAGAGGATTATTGCAGATCTATTTGGAGAAGAAGATGGTAGTAGAGCAGGTTAGATTTGTTCTTTGTTGTCATGGCATTAATATCTTATAAACTCCCTAATAGGAGTTTCAAGTTgcttttttagattttaagtGTTTACATTTGGTTAAGAGTTGTACTGTTTCCCCAGACTGCAAGCTATCTTGATGGTTCTTCAGCAGGTATTGTGCTACGAACTGATAGTTTTATGCATGTAGAAATGTTGTGTCACTTAAAACAAGCTTTAGAACTCTTTATGCAGTAGGTCTGTAGCTTTCCctccaaatttataatttgtatTGCCATGAATAATGTTTTGCCTGATTAGTTTTATATGATAACTCCTTCTGAACAGACTCTGGTCTATAAGGTAAGCACCCGGATTGGAGATTCTTTGTGAAGTCACATTGATCTGTGTAGAAACATGCTGAACTCTGAGATGTCATACTCTTAGATCACTAGATTCTTAAGTATTAACTTGCATTTTCGGGATTTATAGTTGCAGATTATCATCGATCGGAAGTGGATAGCATGCATGATTCTAATGTAAATGGGAGAGTCGATCAATCTGTACCTGGTATGTGttaatttgtttcatttgATGCTTTGATTCGGGTGTTTGGCCCATATGTGGGACTTACAATGCCAATGTTATGGTAGTGAGCATTGAAGTTCAGGACAAGATGATCCCAGAGAAAGGAAGAATGCGCTTAAGCCAATTACGACGTGAAGCCCGATTGGGAAATGCTAGCACATTGCGTGGAGGTGTGTTATGCCTTTTCCTATCAGTTacatttgtatattttatttattttgtggaCATGTACATGTCCAAAAAATTTCTCAGAACCCTTGTTTTACtccattttcaattatttggCAATTTGGAGGATTTCTTGGGAAGAACGTCAAATGCTAGCATTACCAATCAAAGGAGTTGACTAGGGACaggaaaatatttcaaaatttagttCTAGGAATAAAAGTTGCATATCCTAGGTGATTGTTTGGTTTGGCAAACCAAGTGAATGGGAATAGTAACCATGTTGAAAAGTTGGAAGTGTTTAGTTTTGAAGTGGAAGAAAGAAATACATTCTGCCAGATGTTATTGCAGCTTTCTGGGATTTCTTTCTTAATGTGCATCAATTGTTGTATAATCCTACTAGTAAAGTTATTCATAAACCTTTCAAATGATAGAATATGCAAAACTGAAACAATAGCATCAATGTTCATAACACTAACTTGTTAGTGATTTTTTGATAGGCCAGATAATTGTGGATCTTAGAAATGTTTCTTCATGCCCCAAGTTTCAAGTTTTACAAGGCTTATATTGGTTGAATAGAAGGTGCTTTGGAGTTGTTTGCTTGTAATAGCTGGTATTATTGCAGCTGAAACAAATTGAAGTCTCTGGTTTTAACTTAGGTGCCATAAGATGAATACTTGACCCCACAAAGCATATCAACCAGAAGCATAAGATCTTGGAGAACTACGAAATTTTTTGGTGTACTTTGCCACGAGTCAATTCTCAATTACTTGCAATTTCCACTAAAGTAATATTTTCAATAGTGTTCTCCCAAGGATTTTAGATagtgcttttttctttttcctttacaTCATAAAGTAATAACCAAAATAGTTGCAAAATCAAATCTCTATATTGTAGTACCTATTTTTCCTAAACTATCTTAAGTGCATATGACTTTGTATCTTTAAGATTacttatagttattttttcatttaattctGCAGATAGAATATGTGGTTTGCTAACTGCAAAATGGAATCtgaataagatttttaattaaagcCATTTTGTCACTCTAGACATGCTATCTGAAATCTAATTTGATTTAGCTCCTGCTGAACAGAACTTAACTTGTAACACAACTGATAACACATAAAGTTGAAGTCACTGTCATGTATCGCGAAGTTGAGCAGTGGAAGGAGAAGCTGAAGGTGGCGACATTTATCTCCAATGGTTACTAGAATTTTGACAAACCTCACATGATAagtttttgatatatatatttagaatgGCAACATAACATTAGGAATTTCTTTGGTAGACAAATTTTACAGGGTAGATAGTCCAAtatctcatactcatagtTTGACCAGCAATGTAATTACGGCAATATTGCTCTACTAAACGACTTCATATCCAATTGTTTTTCTTCCTTATATTTTGTCTTCCATATCCAACTTTATGCTCTTCTGTCAACTATATGCTGTCTACGGTAATGACTTGCATCTTGAGTCTCACTGCCTAACTGCCTGTTGGTGATGTTGATTGTATTAAAAGCACAGCGATTTGAGACAAACTAACTTTACCGAGGATTCAGCTGAAACTTGAGTTTGGCTAAGTTAACCTGATTGTATAGAATCATTGTTGGAGTACAGTGTCAATATTGTCTGCGATTAGCTCCTGCTAATCTCCTTCAAGCAACATCGGATGATGGTTAGTGTTAGACCTGGCTAAGGGTCTGAACCAGTCCGGAACCACCAGTTCATTTAGACGTTGAGCTTTGAGCAGGACCATTTGTGGTTGAAGTTCATTATGATTCCAGTTAATGCCGGTTCGATTCtgattcaaataataaaaaaattaaaatttaaaatttaaaaaaattgtgaaaactataattttaaaaaaataaaaattcatcaCACCCTTTAAcatatgttatatattttgtaaaatttatgataataacTATATATTTCATAACGGTTAAgtatcataatttatttagttattttttctaagtgttaactaaatttgaatttaactaaatatttaaataacatcaagtaatatttttgtatttattttatatttttttatctaagcCATAAATGGATCAAACTTAAacataagattaaaaatttattttttaaaatttacttcTTTTAAGGATTCGTATCATCAGTTCAAGTTCActcaatttagaattttaactTACCCTTGCCCCTTTTAGGCCGGTTCATGAACATGACCATTGATTAGGGGCTGGCTTCCGATTCCACTGGTCCGGTTTGGTCCAGTTTGCTGTTCGAGGCGATCTTTTGGCTAGGTCTAGTTATTGTTATGCTAAAGCAGGCACAAGATCATTTTGCCAATTTGTTTTATCCATAATGTTAGAAGTTGATTTATTGATTCATGCCAGGCAGTGCTCCTGCAGTTATTCCCTATATGCTCAGTTTCCATACTAGCTGTATAGAAAATTGTGGGTAAAATCACAAGCGATCATGGAGAAATACagttaatgtatttttttccTATCGCTCTTCATACAAAAAT
The Ricinus communis isolate WT05 ecotype wild-type chromosome 1, ASM1957865v1, whole genome shotgun sequence DNA segment above includes these coding regions:
- the LOC107261509 gene encoding LOW QUALITY PROTEIN: pentatricopeptide repeat-containing protein At2g02980, chloroplastic (The sequence of the model RefSeq protein was modified relative to this genomic sequence to represent the inferred CDS: inserted 3 bases in 3 codons; deleted 1 base in 1 codon; substituted 4 bases at 4 genomic stop codons), producing the protein RTASPSSLVTKFPPSKHSTNDAPYSLSLLPKCTSLXELKQIHAFTIKTHLQNDLHILIRLLRXNPTSSSMEHAHRMFDQIPQTYIILINTMARFYSRSNTPLNAIFLFVKVLNDGYLADNYTFPSLLKACIXLKAFQEGKQLHDLTIKLGLNDNVYMFPALINMYTECNDVDGARRVFDKILEPCVISYNAIIMIYARSNRPNEALALFRELQAKKLKPTDVIMLSVLSSCAFLGALDLGKWIHEYVKKNGFDKYVKVNTALISMYAKCGSLDDAISVFQNMRVKHTETWSAMIVAYATHWQGNKAISMFDEMGXARVQPDEITFLGLFYACSHTGLVDEGLGYFYSMSDSYGIMPRIKHYGCTVDLLSRAGHLDEAYKFVDGLPIKPIPILWRTLLSACSSHGNLELGKQVLERIFELDDSHGGDYVILSNMCARAGKWEDVDSLRKLMIDRGAVKIPGCSLTEVNSVVHEFFSGEGVQYISITIHEALDELVEEXKLVSYVPDISLVFHAEMNDEEREINLRYHSXKLAIAFGLLNTPPRTTIRVVKXGNCHSAAKFISLTSNREIILRDIYLDRKSFL